One segment of Rhipicephalus sanguineus isolate Rsan-2018 chromosome 6, BIME_Rsan_1.4, whole genome shotgun sequence DNA contains the following:
- the LOC125758985 gene encoding uncharacterized protein LOC125758985 has product MREPSVKEVSSDSVILKTKVNHSQSLNRQPVDSWALCKCDGKVVAAHCTCMAGNGDACSDVVALLFYVEYGVCVRQERSCTDSANSWLPMHIRKLDVRPSIAEMDFASSTMKKTTIRCRCQCSS; this is encoded by the exons ATGCGCGAGCCATCGGTTAAGGAAGTTTCCTCAGACTCCGTGATTCTCAAAACAAAG GTCAACCACTCGCAGAGCCTCAACAGGCAACCTGTGGATTCATGGGCCCTGTGCAAGTGCGACGGTAAAGTCGTTGCCGCGCACTGTACGTGCATGGCCGGGAACGGCGATGCGTGCTCCGATGTCGTGGCACTGCTTTTTTACGTAGAGTACGGCGTGTGCGTGCGGCAGGAGCGTTCGTGCACGGACAGCGCCAACTCGTGGCTGCCGATGCACATCAGGAAATTGGATGTGAGGCCTAGTATCGCTGAAATGGATTTCGCGTCATCGACGATGAAAAAAACGACGATTAGGTGCCGATGCCAGTGCAGCTCGTGA